ACCGTAATGGTGGTAATGGTGCCACTCATAAAGAGAATTCCCTCTACAAATTTTTCTATAAATCTTTTAAAGTTACTTTTCACTGTGTATGTATTACAATTCTAATTCGAGTAGGATTCTATTTCAATGGAATATATCCATCCATCTTGACGATTTGCTGTCCGCGCGGCGAAAGAATGAAGTTGATGAATGGAGCAACTACCTTTTCACTTTTTACATTGTAGAAGTAGAACAGAGGTCGGGTAATAGGATATTTTCCGCTTGTTGCATTGGCCACGGTGGGTTGTATAAAGGTTTTACCATCAAACGAAACAGCTAATGGCTTTACCTTCTTTTCTAGATAAGCAACTCCAACATACCCTATGGCACCTTTCGTTTGGCTAACCGATTGCATTACGGCTCCTGTCGCCGACATGCTAAGCACGTTGTTTGCGAAGTTTTTCTTTTTCATTACATGGTCTTTGAAAAACTCGTAGGTGCCAGAACTCGACTCGCGTGAGTAAGCCACAATTCTAAGATCGGTGCCACCAACCTGTTTCCAGTTGTTGATTTTACCAGTAAATATATCTTCCAGCTGTTGGCGTGTAAGTTTTGATATTTTGTTAGTTGGATTTACAATTACAGAAAGGGCATCATTGGCGATCACAACCTGCTTATAGGTTACTTTTGCTGCTTTTAACTTCATCCGTTCATCCATTTTTAGTGGACGAGAAGACATGGCGATGTCGGTAGAGCCATCAATTAGAGCTGCAACGCCAACACCACTACCACCTCCTGTAACGGAGACTCTTGCGCTCTTATTCGTTTTCATAAAAATCTCAGCCTCTTTTTGGGTAAGCGGAAGGGTAGTATCGCTTCCCTTTATCTTTATGGTTTGTCCAGATGATTCTGTCCAAACCAAGAGAGCTGCCGCTGCAAGGATAATAGTCTTATTCATATATGAGTTATTTTGCGTTACAATGCTTTCCAAAATTTAAACAGCAAATCCTCTTTTATGTTTCTGTATTTGCAATTTACTAGCACGGGTAAAGTCTGAACTAGCCATTGGAATAAGCTTCGGATTGGATATTTGGCATTTAAATCTCCAAATCTTTATATTCACAAAAAAACAAGATACGTGTAAGCAGTGGCTTAATGGGGGGTTAATTAATTGTTAATTGCATCTTACGAAGGTGAATTAGATGTTAAGAGGCTTAACTTAGACTTAATATTAAGCAAGGGCGAAGTTGGTACTGCCTTTTGAAAAGGTAGGTGACCCAATTGCATCTATTAGTAAAGAAAGTTTTAGGTGTAACTTGATATCCAAACAAAAAAGGCAACTTTTTAAAGTTGCCTTTTTTATCGTTTTGTAACGATTTTATCAGTCGGGGTGAGACGACTCGAACGTCCGACCTCTCGCCCCCCAGACGAGAACTCTAACCAACTGAGCTACACCCCGTGATTGCGGATGCAAATGTAGTATTTTTTTGTGGGGATACAAATATTTGGCGCTTAAAAAATGGATTTTGATATCTATCACTTTTTATAATGATGCATAACAATCCGCTTTGTAATTGATATATTGATGGTATAGGCTATATTTGTACCTCAAATTAAACTGAAACTAAAGCTATGAGCGAACACGTTAATGAAAGAGTAAAATGTCTTATTTTAGGTAGTGGACCAGCTGGCTATACGGCTGCAATTTATGCTGCGCGTGCCAATATGTCGCCAGTATTGTATGAGGGGATGGAGCCAGGAGGACAGCTTACTACGACTACAGAGGTTGATAATTTTCCAGGATATCCGCAAGGAGTGGTAGGCCCACAACTTATGGAGGATTTAAAGAATCAAGCATTACGTTTCAATACTGATATCCGTTTTGGGTATGCTACTTCTGCTGATCTTTCTCAGCGTCCATTCAAGGTTACTATTGATGAAAGTAAAGTTGTTGAAGCTGATACATTAATTATTGCCACTGGGGCAACAGCAAAGTATCTAGGGCTGGATTCAGAGCAAAAATTCAGGGGACAGGGAGTGTCTGCATGTGCTACCTGTGATGGATTTTTCTATAAGGGGCAAGATGTGGTTGTTGTAGGAGGTGGTGATACTGCTGCTGAAGAAGCATCTTACTTGTCTACAATCTGTCGCAAGGTATACTTGGTTGTACGTCGTCATGAATTACGTGCATCTAAGGCGATGCAGCAAAAAGTATTTAATACGCCTAACATCGAGGTCCTTTTTGGTCACCAAACAAAGGAGGTGCTGGGCGATATGTCTGGTGTTAACGGAGTCCTTCTGGTTAGCGATAAGGGTGAGGAGAGAAAAGTTGATATTACAGGATTCTTTGTGGCAATTGGACATCAACCTAATACCGGATTTCTTAATGGACAGTTAGAGTTGGATGAAGTTGGATATATTAAAACGGAAGCAGGAACTTCTAAAACAAATATTGAGGGAGTATTTGCCGCTGGGGATGTGAAAGATCCTCATTACCGTCAGGCTATTACAGCAGCAGGATCGGGATGCATTGCAGCTCTTGATGCTGAACGATTTTTTAATATGGTGAAGGCATAGATTTGAGAATCTCATAAAAAACGCCCTAAATGCATTGGCATTTAGGGCGTTTTACTTTTAATATCTACATCTTGATAGCAGGAGCAATAGCCCAATCAAAAGAATGCCTCCAATAAGTTGCATTACATCCTTTTTGTTTTGGGAATATTCCATTTTATGCAGCTGCTTTCCAAGTATATCTCCTTTAAACGCATTGTCTTCAGGCAGGTCGCATCCACTCCATATTCCGATGATTGTTCCATTGTAAAGTAGCATGAGTCCAATGTTAGAGCGCATTGCTGTTTTAAGTGCTGTTTCGTCAGAAGCATAAACAGGATATTGGGCGCCAGTTTGCGAGCGATAAATATCTACTTGCTTTCCGGTTGATGAGCTAAGCATTATAAACGGAATATTCTGCTTCTTACAAACATTGTAAATGGCGTTCGCTTTTTGAGCATTAATTATGTTTGCGTTGCTGAGATTAGGTGCAATAAGTAGTGCAACAGCTCCTTTTTTCTTAAGAATACTTTTGGTAATATCACCTTCAGTTGGCGATAGAATGGAGAAATCGTGAATAGGAGGGGTGTACCCTTTTTTTATTAATGTTGTTTTCTGTTCAACAAATACCCAAGTGGTATCTTGCCAAGGGAGATTATGCTCGTTAAATTCCTTCTTTACGCCATTTTTTTCGTAAATAAGCCTGATGTCATACTCATCGGCAGGTGCATTTGGTGGAATTTGCATCGCCGACCAGATATTTTGTCCTACCATATAGGGGCGATAGTTGATAAGAGGTAAATGGCGTAGGTTGTAAATATTAAAAGCAACAGATCCTCCTAATAGTAGAATAAACATTGCCCAAGCTGCAACTGGTGCAATGTTCTCTTTAAATCGGTTACGTTGCCAAAATACTAGTATTGCAAAAGGGAGTATTATAAGATTTTTATAGAATGTTTGCCAGTTGGTGAGCTTAAATGCGTCTCCAAAGCAACCGCAATCGGCCACCTTGTTGGTTAGCGCAAGTACGAGCGTTATTATGGTGAATACTGCCATAAATGCAAGCGAAAACCACGATACCACCTTGATTTTAATGTTAAGCACTAATGCTAGTCCAATAAATAGTTCGGCAGCACAAAGCGTAATTGCTAAGAATAAGGCTACATTTTCTGGAATAATGGCACCACCAGCCTTGAAGTAATCGAAAATTTTATAGGTGGTTCCTAAGGGATCTACAGATTTAACAAACCCTGAAAATATGAAAAGGGCTCCCAGTAAAAATCTGCTTAAGTGATTAAGGACGTTCATGATTATATGTATTGTTGTACAATTTGAATTACCTTGTCATGAATTGCTTGTGGGGAAAGCATTGCTTTCTCCTCCGACTCGCACTCTATGCGTTGCATAAATTTGTCGATGCTACATTGCCAAAGGTAAACTTCACGAACCCGTTCTTGTAGCGTTAAGTCGTTTTCGTGAATGTCATTTTTACCTTGGAGATATTCTCTGTCATCACCTTCGCGTTGTTCTGTCAGCTTCTTTTTTGTGAAGCTAAAGGGAACATCCAAGAATAAGTTTACGGTAGGTTTTGGTAGCTTGTAGTAGCTAAATTCAAGATCCATGATCCAATTTCGTAAGACTTTTCTTTCTGTCTCATCTTGTATTTTAGCGCACTGAAAAGCGATGTTAGAGGCTACAAATCGGTCTGCAATAACTACGGTTTTTTCATCTAGCCATGCTTGAATTGTTTTTTTTGCATCATTCCTGTCACAAGCATAGATAAGCGCAACGAGGTAAGGGTTGACGTTATCTACGGCACCTAGGTCTCCTCTCAAAAATTTGGCAATAAGGTCTCCAAAAATGCTATCGTCAGTTCTAGGAAAATGTAAAAATTGGGTTTTCTTCCCTTGTTTTTCGAAGTATTCTTGTAGCATCCTAACTTGCGTCGATTTTCCTGCTCCATCAAGGCCTTCAAGCACAATAAAACTCATTGGTTATTCTATTACGTTTTTACAAAAATCAATTTCTGTTGAGCTTACCAACTATTGTTAGTACTTTTGTTTAAAAGAACGCAATTTATAAAAAATGGACAAGGGATTAGGCCTTTTAACTCAAAAGAGAACCATTTGTTTGGACGGGAATTTAATAAATCTCAGTTCTCCAGTGGTTATGGGGATTTTAAATGTCACTCCTGACTCCTTTTACGAGGGGAGTCGAGTGGCTGGTAGCGATGCGATCTTGGCTCGTGCCGATGAAATTATCAGTCAGGGTGGCGCCATTATTGATGTTGGAGGTTACTCTTCTAGGCCGAATGCCGAAAATGTTTCTACAGAAGAGGAGATTCGGAGGGTAACCGAGGCGGTTTATATGATTAAAAAGAGATATCCACAGATTCCCATCTCTTTAGATACTTTTCGTGCAGAGGTCGTGAAAAGTGTTTGTCTCCATTGTGGTTCTGTTATCGTTAATGACATTTCTGCCGGCGAAATGGACAGCCGAATGTTTGAAACTGTTGCTGAATTTAAGTTGCCATACATTGCAATGCACATGAAGGGACGTCCTGAAAATATGCAGGATAATCCCGTTTATAGCGATATTCGAAATGAAATTTTCACCTATTTTTCTCGTAAGATAAACTATCTTCATTCGCTTGGGGTGAATGATATTATTATTGATCCAGGTTTTGGTTTTGGAAAAACTATAGAGAATAACTACCAGCTATTAAATATTTTGGATGATTTTAAAATATTCGGATTGCCTTTGCTGGTTGGATTTTCGAGAAAATCGATGATTTATAAGTTCTTGGGAACATCTCCTGAAAATGCTTTAAATGGAACAACAGCGCTTAATACAGTTGCATTGATGAAAGGGGCTTCAATTCTGCGTGTTCACGACGTTAAAGAAGCGGTTGAAGTTGTGCAGTTGGTGGATAAACTTAATCAATCTTACATTTCCTAGCCGATGTTTAGCTTTATTCATATCACATTGGTTGATGTTATAGATATACTGCTAGTTGCATTCCTATTTTTTCAAATTTATATGTTGATAAGAGGAACTGCTGCTATAAATATATTTATAGGTATCTTTCTACTTTATCTTATTTGGCTGGTAGTTAGAGCTCTTAATATGGAGATGCTAAGTACAATTCTGGGGCAAATTATAGGAGTTGGAGCTCTTGCTCTCATAATTGTATTCCAGCAAGAAGTTCGAAAATTTCTACTCTATATAGGAACTCGATACTTGTCAAACAGCAAGCTTTCCATTGAGCGGTTCTTCTCCGATAAGGTTGATGCAACCACGGTTCAAGCAGATATAGAGGCGTTGGTACGGGCTTGCAGAAACCTTTCAGAGTCTAAAACTGGCGCATTAATAGTTCTGGGGCGTCGGTCCAATTTACAAATATATGTTGATACGGGCGATGCAATTGATGCTGCAATTGATGGCCGTTTAATTGAAACTATCTTCTTTAAAAATACGCCATTGCATGATGGAGCCATGATTATACACAATGGCCGAATTGTTGCTGCTCGTTGCGTTTTACCTGCTACAGAAAGGTTGGAGGTTCCTGCCTATTTCGGGATGCGTCATCGTGCTGCTATGGGCATTACCGAGCATACAGACGCTGCCGTTGTGGTCGTTTCTGAAGAAACCGGGAAAATATCCTTTGTCGAAAGAGGTGAAATAAAGCGAGGCATTTCTTCTACGGAGCTGAAGGGAATTCTTGAACAGGCTTTTCATTAGCGATTTACGCATAATGTTAGGCATGGTTTTTGAAATACTTGTTTAACAGTATGGCATCATTGACAATAATCTTTTTGTTAAATTATAAATGATGGCTATATTGCCGATGTATTTAAACCTAAAATGCTATGAAACGGATATGGGCTTTAGTAGCAATTCTGCTAGCCTCCTCATCAGCATTAATGGCTCAGACTTCCTTGAAGTTAAACTATGAGGAGTTTAGGTCTTGGATGAAACAATCTGTTGTAAATGGCTACACTTTTGTGGATTCTGAATTGGATGGAGGGGATTACAGCGCATCATTTATGCAGCTGAATAAGATGATTGGTGTTCGGGTGGCTTCTGGAACAAAGTTTGAATCTTACAAAAGTGTAAAGGGGTATGATGGCTCCGAACCTTATGATTTTAAGGGATCAAAAACCGTTTTTGTGAGTGGATCATCGTCATCTACCATGTACATTTATTCGCCTAAACTGAATGCGACGTTTATCATTGCGACATCGTACTGCAAGTTAGATAAAGGTGCCATGGAAAAGGTTGCGCTAGATCTTGGACTTGGTTCCAAATTTTAGTGAATTGCGTAAAATATTTGCCATTTGTACCTTTAAATAAAGGTGCAAATGGCTTTTTTATAAGGTCACTTATTCGGATTTAAGGAGGCAGAAGGTGATGGGCTAGAGTTTTTTGTGGAGTTCTTGCTTGTGCTAATTTTTTTAATTAGAAGAGCATTTCCTCTAGGGCAGACTGCATTTTTCTATAGCGCGTGCTGTAAAAACGTTTTGTGCCAATCCCTACAATATTTCTAATTCCAGATACAGCATTTGTCGAGAAAACTTCGTCAAATTCTAAGAATTCTTTTTGAGATATAGGTTTTAACTCCGTTTTAAGTCCTATGCTTGGAGCAAGCCTGTTTATGATATAGTTTCTCATTACACCTGCAACACATCCCTCTTGAAGTGGTGGCGTAACAAGTGTATCTCCTTTAAGGCCAAATAGATTTGACGATGAAAGTTCCACGTATCTTCCGTGCTGATTTATTAGAATGCAATCGTGTAGGCGATTCAATTTTGCATATCGTGCAGCCATTACGTAAAGGAGTGCATTCCCAGTCTTAAATGGAGAGATTTCGCCCGCACACTTTATTTGATTGGGGAATACATCAACAATCATACTTGGTAGCCTATGTGCTAATTTATCAAAATCAAGATTTGTTGTTTGTACAAGGTAGCTTATGCTGTCATTGCTAGGTAGGTATAGTCCGCCAGGATTTCGGAAAACAGTAAGCCGAACTCTGGTGCTTTTAAACTGCTTGTTGCGGTTTAAAAGTTTTACAATCCCCGATTTTATAAGTGTCGATGTGAAAGTTGCTGGCTGTTCGTAGCCAAGCACTTCCATTCCTTGAATTAACCGATCAAAATGGAGGCTAAAAAGAGGAATTTCCGTAGAGTGAGCATGCATGCTTTCGAAGAGAGAGTCGCCGAAGTAAAACCCTCTATTGTTGGGTGCTATGCTAAAATCTTTTTCACTGATTATTTCGCCGTTGTAGCAAACGAATTGCTCCATATATAGTTATCTTCCGAATGAAATTAGTTGACTAAAAAAATGTGTTACTAAACTAGGATCAATAAGAACGGGGTATACAAGACCAAATAGAGCTCCGTAGAAGTGTGCATCGTGATTGATGTTGTCGCCTCCTTTTTTGCTCATGTAGTGAGAATACCAAAGATAAGCCGCTCCAAAAAGAATTCCGGGGATTGGGATTATTGCAAAAAGGTAAAGCGATTGCCATGGATCGAAAAATATCGAGGCAAAAACGATGGCAGATACAGCCCCTGATGCCCCTACTGATTTATAGTAGTAGTTATTTTTGTTTTTCACTATTGAACTTAATGAGGAGATTATAATACCTCCTAAGTAAATAATGAGAATGTGCAAGACAGGTGAAGAGATAAGGTTTACAATTGCAAGTTGGTTAAACCATAGTTGCAGGGCATTCCCAAATGACCACAACACAAACATGTTTATAAGAAGGTGCATCCAATCCGCATGAACAAAACCATGGGTTATTATACGAAAGTATTCCTTTTGGTGCGTAATCCTGTAGGGCGAGAGTAGCAATTTCTCTAAAATTTGTTGGTTATTAAACGCTATGGCTGATATTCCAACTGTTACTGCGATAATGATGATTGTTATCATGACTCTGCTCTTAATGCATTATTTTAAAGATTAGCTCTTTTAGAAGATCCTCTTCACTTTGGTTGTTGCTTCCAATACCTTTACTTTTGAGGTCGTACTCGCGAAGATATTCAATAATTTTCACAGACTGAGGAGGTGAGTATTTTTTTGCAACCTCCTCATAGTCCTTTAGAAAAAAGGAGCTGCTTATCCCTAGTTTT
The Alistipes sp. ZOR0009 DNA segment above includes these coding regions:
- a CDS encoding PstS family phosphate ABC transporter substrate-binding protein → MNKTIILAAAALLVWTESSGQTIKIKGSDTTLPLTQKEAEIFMKTNKSARVSVTGGGSGVGVAALIDGSTDIAMSSRPLKMDERMKLKAAKVTYKQVVIANDALSVIVNPTNKISKLTRQQLEDIFTGKINNWKQVGGTDLRIVAYSRESSSGTYEFFKDHVMKKKNFANNVLSMSATGAVMQSVSQTKGAIGYVGVAYLEKKVKPLAVSFDGKTFIQPTVANATSGKYPITRPLFYFYNVKSEKVVAPFINFILSPRGQQIVKMDGYIPLK
- the trxB gene encoding thioredoxin-disulfide reductase, with translation MSEHVNERVKCLILGSGPAGYTAAIYAARANMSPVLYEGMEPGGQLTTTTEVDNFPGYPQGVVGPQLMEDLKNQALRFNTDIRFGYATSADLSQRPFKVTIDESKVVEADTLIIATGATAKYLGLDSEQKFRGQGVSACATCDGFFYKGQDVVVVGGGDTAAEEASYLSTICRKVYLVVRRHELRASKAMQQKVFNTPNIEVLFGHQTKEVLGDMSGVNGVLLVSDKGEERKVDITGFFVAIGHQPNTGFLNGQLELDEVGYIKTEAGTSKTNIEGVFAAGDVKDPHYRQAITAAGSGCIAALDAERFFNMVKA
- a CDS encoding BT_3928 family protein; protein product: MNVLNHLSRFLLGALFIFSGFVKSVDPLGTTYKIFDYFKAGGAIIPENVALFLAITLCAAELFIGLALVLNIKIKVVSWFSLAFMAVFTIITLVLALTNKVADCGCFGDAFKLTNWQTFYKNLIILPFAILVFWQRNRFKENIAPVAAWAMFILLLGGSVAFNIYNLRHLPLINYRPYMVGQNIWSAMQIPPNAPADEYDIRLIYEKNGVKKEFNEHNLPWQDTTWVFVEQKTTLIKKGYTPPIHDFSILSPTEGDITKSILKKKGAVALLIAPNLSNANIINAQKANAIYNVCKKQNIPFIMLSSSTGKQVDIYRSQTGAQYPVYASDETALKTAMRSNIGLMLLYNGTIIGIWSGCDLPEDNAFKGDILGKQLHKMEYSQNKKDVMQLIGGILLIGLLLLLSRCRY
- the tmk gene encoding dTMP kinase, which translates into the protein MSFIVLEGLDGAGKSTQVRMLQEYFEKQGKKTQFLHFPRTDDSIFGDLIAKFLRGDLGAVDNVNPYLVALIYACDRNDAKKTIQAWLDEKTVVIADRFVASNIAFQCAKIQDETERKVLRNWIMDLEFSYYKLPKPTVNLFLDVPFSFTKKKLTEQREGDDREYLQGKNDIHENDLTLQERVREVYLWQCSIDKFMQRIECESEEKAMLSPQAIHDKVIQIVQQYI
- the folP gene encoding dihydropteroate synthase; this encodes MDKGLGLLTQKRTICLDGNLINLSSPVVMGILNVTPDSFYEGSRVAGSDAILARADEIISQGGAIIDVGGYSSRPNAENVSTEEEIRRVTEAVYMIKKRYPQIPISLDTFRAEVVKSVCLHCGSVIVNDISAGEMDSRMFETVAEFKLPYIAMHMKGRPENMQDNPVYSDIRNEIFTYFSRKINYLHSLGVNDIIIDPGFGFGKTIENNYQLLNILDDFKIFGLPLLVGFSRKSMIYKFLGTSPENALNGTTALNTVALMKGASILRVHDVKEAVEVVQLVDKLNQSYIS
- the cdaA gene encoding diadenylate cyclase CdaA, with protein sequence MFSFIHITLVDVIDILLVAFLFFQIYMLIRGTAAINIFIGIFLLYLIWLVVRALNMEMLSTILGQIIGVGALALIIVFQQEVRKFLLYIGTRYLSNSKLSIERFFSDKVDATTVQADIEALVRACRNLSESKTGALIVLGRRSNLQIYVDTGDAIDAAIDGRLIETIFFKNTPLHDGAMIIHNGRIVAARCVLPATERLEVPAYFGMRHRAAMGITEHTDAAVVVVSEETGKISFVERGEIKRGISSTELKGILEQAFH
- a CDS encoding aminotransferase class IV; its protein translation is MEQFVCYNGEIISEKDFSIAPNNRGFYFGDSLFESMHAHSTEIPLFSLHFDRLIQGMEVLGYEQPATFTSTLIKSGIVKLLNRNKQFKSTRVRLTVFRNPGGLYLPSNDSISYLVQTTNLDFDKLAHRLPSMIVDVFPNQIKCAGEISPFKTGNALLYVMAARYAKLNRLHDCILINQHGRYVELSSSNLFGLKGDTLVTPPLQEGCVAGVMRNYIINRLAPSIGLKTELKPISQKEFLEFDEVFSTNAVSGIRNIVGIGTKRFYSTRYRKMQSALEEMLF
- a CDS encoding rhomboid family intramembrane serine protease, with the protein product MITIIIIAVTVGISAIAFNNQQILEKLLLSPYRITHQKEYFRIITHGFVHADWMHLLINMFVLWSFGNALQLWFNQLAIVNLISSPVLHILIIYLGGIIISSLSSIVKNKNNYYYKSVGASGAVSAIVFASIFFDPWQSLYLFAIIPIPGILFGAAYLWYSHYMSKKGGDNINHDAHFYGALFGLVYPVLIDPSLVTHFFSQLISFGR